CAAGCAGGGGCAAGCAGGGGCGGGAGGGCGAGGGTGGATGACGGAGCTGGAGCTCCGCGTTCCCAGTGCGATGCGGCTGCGCCGAGTGGTGGACGATACGGACTGGCACGGACTGGCACGGACAAGCAGGGGCAAGCAGGGACGCCGCTGAGGCGGCGAATGAAGCGTTGCTATGCAACATGAAGCACTGCTACGCAGTATGAAGCGCTGCTGGGCGGCATGAAGGAATTGAGGGAAAAACGGCTAGCCGGGACGGCGTCGCCCTACCTTTTCGGAGGATGCGGCAGAGGTGACGGGGCGAGTACGGAGCCTCGCGTTCCCAGTGCGATGCGGGTGGCTTTGCGTGTACACGGGCAGGGATGCCCGTGGTCCCAGGGCTGGGTGCTCAGCGGGTTCGGAGCCCCTGCTGTACTGGCTTTGCGAGGACTTGGGATGAACGGCTAGCCGGGACGGCGTCGCCCTACCTGCTTGGGTGTGCGCGTATTCGGCCTGATGCAACTACCGATCATTCGTTCTCAGCAGGCTTCCTGTCCGATTCAAGCAGTCGCAAATAATCTCGCTTCGCATATAAAACACGAATGATTGAAACAAATTTCTCTTCTTGTCTGTAAAACACGAGGTAGTTCTTGCATGGAATGAATCGGTAGATTTTAAGGCTCGGAAGATCGGTTCTGACTCTGGCTCCAATCTGCGGCAAGGTTGCCAATGTCTGAATCTTTTGGAAAATCAAGGAAAGAAGATCAGTTGCGGCTTGCGGGTTGCAAAGATCAGACGATATGTACCGTTTTATTTCATCCAGATCAGCAACGGCTTTCGGTGAAAACCGGATTTCAAGCATCGCTACACTCCGAGCTGCTGCTTCGCCGCGTCGAGTGAAACCCATCCTTCTTTCCGAGCGGTCGCCTCGCCATCAACTAAAGCCGAAATGAGATCGAGTTCTGTGCGT
This genomic stretch from Candidatus Cloacimonadota bacterium harbors:
- a CDS encoding type II toxin-antitoxin system RelE/ParE family toxin; translated protein: MLEIRFSPKAVADLDEIKRYISSDLCNPQAATDLLSLIFQKIQTLATLPQIGARVRTDLPSLKIYRFIPCKNYLVFYRQEEKFVSIIRVLYAKRDYLRLLESDRKPAENE